A DNA window from Enoplosus armatus isolate fEnoArm2 chromosome 9, fEnoArm2.hap1, whole genome shotgun sequence contains the following coding sequences:
- the itga10 gene encoding integrin alpha-10 — protein MELHKYLLCLELILLLKGLCECFNIDVKNPRIFTGPEDALFGFSVLQHESDGEKSMLVGAPWDGPPNNRKGDVYKCIVGEEKNSNCHKVNLGEAALQNVSKNLRNSHLGMTLTPDSPDGFLACAPLWSQECGTSMFSTGICASVSDDLEPRETIAPTAQRCSTYMDIVIVLDGSNSIYPWYEVQNFLSNILSKFHISSDQMQVGILQYGEVAVHEWSLKDYQTTQEVVEAAKNISRQEGRETRTAYAIHMACTEAFSTERGAREGATKVMIVVTDGESHDGEELPDALTECENRNITRYAIAVLGHYIRRQQDPETFITEIKYIASDPDDKYFFNVTDEAALNDIVDALGDRIFTLEGTLGYNESSFHMEMSQIGFSTHTLDDGILFGMVGAYDWDGGVLKEGTNGSIMPPREAFESEFPLELKNHAAYLGYTVSSVVVGDWRRLYVAGAPRFKHKGKVILFELSNEGDVNIVQALNGEQIGSYYGSEVCGLDIDQDGITDVLLVAAPMYLGSGNKEAGRVYIYTLSGEEVFVSNGTLKSDEKSQDARFGYALAAAPDLNHDGFTDLLVGAPLEDEHRGAIYVYHGYGIYIIHDYKQRISGSSISPSLKYFGRSVSARLDLDGDELIDLAVGAQGNAVLLSSRSIVQINVSLSFQPHSINVIQKTCQRGSRESACLNATACFTTVSRSPGSHSNSFDLWVSAMLDDRKLSARALFDDSSHRQTQLAVQVHTGQTLCYKLPFHVYDTADYIRPISFSLRFKINDTESGPVLDEGWPTTVKKSIQFFKDCGEDDVCTTDLVLQAHMDISGTRQKPYVIRSPRRRLAVEVQLQNRLENAYNTSLTLHYSRNLHFSSLSIREDAHFKIECTALGANSHSCNVSYPVFRSQSKVNFMLEFEFSCTSLHSRVQMKLNAASDSVERDDTLGDNSVQLQSFVQYEPDLFVSSDSNLNRYEVHPTRTVSEAIGPEFHTHLRLQNLGCYSVSNLELRLHLPSVAAGDSVFMTVTDVFSYNATGVNCSVLSDLPQLKVRQRDVRSLHPEDMMQNDILNCSRSWCTEVVCEVQQLLRGQAAVIRVSRRVHDDFFRKAKYKSVRIIGAYRLAAQETNLITLGTGTVWRETVLEVLKGRAIPISLWILIGSIIGGLLLLALIIFILWKLGFFARKQRGEDENHED, from the exons ATGGAGCTGCATAAATACCTGTTGTGCCTGGAGTTGATCCTCCTTCTTAAAG ggttgtgtgagtgtttcaaCATAGATGTAAAGAATCCGCGCATCTTCACCGGTCCAGAGGATGCTCTGTTCGGCTTCTCTGTTTTACAACATGAATCAGACGGAGAGAAATC gATGCTGGTTGGGGCTCCCTGGGACGGGCCACCCAACAACAGGAAAGGAGATGTGTAcaaatgcattgtgggagaggagaagaacTCAAACTGCCACAAAGTGAATCtag gtgaGGCTGCTCTCCAGAACGTTTCTAAAAACCTGAGGAATTCTCACCTGGGAATGACGCTCACTCCGGACTCACCTGATGGCTTCCTG gcTTGTGCCCCTCTGTGGTCTCAGGAGTGTGGCACGTCTATGTTCAGCACCGGCATCTGTGCCTCTGTCAGCGACGACCTCGAGCCAAGAGAGACCATCGCTCCAACAGCGCAAA GGTGCTCCACATACATGGACATCGTGATCGTCCTGGATGGCTCCAACAGTATCTACCCCTGGTATGAGGTCCAGAACTTCCTCAGCAACATCCTCAGCAAGTTCCACATCAGCTCAGACCAGATGCAG GTTGGTATACTGCAGTATGGCGAGGTAGCAGTCCACGAGTGGTCTCTGAAGGACTACCAGACCAcacaggaggtggtggaggccGCCAAGAACATCAGCAGACAGGAGGGACGAGAGACCCGCACTGCTTATGCCATCCACATGGCCTG CACGGAGGCGTTCAGTACTGAGCGTGGAGCAAGGGAGGGCGCCACCAAGGTGATGATCGTAGTGACGGATGGAGAGTCACATGACGGGGAGGAGCTACCAGATGCTCTAACGGAGTGCGAGAACAGAAACATCACCAGATATGCCATCGCT GTCCTGGGTCATTACATCCGCCGGCAGCAGGACCCTGAGACATTCATTACTGAGATCAAGTACATCGCCAGTGACCCTGACGACAAATACTTTTTCAATGTGACCGATGAAGCCGCGCTCAATGACATTGTGGATGCCCTGGGTGATCGCATCTTCACTCTGGAAG GCACGCTGGGCTACAACGAGAGCTCGTTCCACATGGAGATGTCTCAGATCggcttctccacacacacactggat GATGGCATTCTGTTTGGGATGGTGGGCGCCTACGACTGGGATGGAGGAGTGTTGAAGGAAGGGACCAACGGAAGCATCATGCCGCCAAGAGAGGCTTTTGAAAGCGAGTTTCCACTGGAGCTCAAAAATCATGCTGCTTATTTAG GTTACACAGTGTCATCTGTGGTAGTTGGTgactggaggaggctgtatgtAGCCGGGGCTCCTCGATtcaaacacaaaggcaaagTCATCCTGTTTGAACTCAGTAATGAGGGCGATGTCAACATTGTACAGGCCCTCAATGGAGAACAG atTGGATCTTACTATGGCAGTGAGGTGTGTGGGCTGGATATCGACCAGGATGGCATCACTGATGTCCTTCTTGTCGCAGCTCCAATGTACCTCGGCTCAGGAAACAAGGAGGCTGGTAGAGTCTACATCTACACCCTCAGTGGG GAGGAGGTGTTTGTATCTAATGGCACTCTGAAGTCAGATGAAAAGTCCCAGGATGCCAGGTTTGGTTATGCACTGGCAGCTGCTCCTGACCTCAACCATGACGGCTtcactgacctgctggtggGAGCCCCGCTGGAGGATGAACACAGGGGGGCTATCTATGTCTACCACGGATACGGTATTTACATCATCCACGATTATAAGCAG CGTATTTCAGGGTCATCGATCTCCCCCTCCCTGAAGTATTTTGGCCGCAGTGTGAGTGCTCGGTTGGACTTGGATGGAGATGAGCTAATAGACTTGGCAGTGGGAGCACAGGGCAACGCTGTGCTGCTCAG CTCTCGAAGCATAGTCCAGATCAATGTGAGTCTGTCCTTCCAGCCGCACTCCATCAACGTCATTCAGAAGACCTGCCAGAGGGGAAGCAGAGAATCCGCCTGTCTCAATGCCACTGCCTGCTTCACAACCGTCTCCCGCTCCCCGGGATCGCACAGCAACAGCTTTG ATCTGTGGGTGTCGGCCATGTTGGACGACAGGAAGTTGTCTGCGCGGGCGCTGTTTGACGACAGCTCCCACCGACAGACCCAGCTGGCAGTCCAAGTTCACACAGGACAAACTCTCTGCTACAAACTGCCCTTCCATGTCTAT GACACAGCAGATTACATCCGTCCGATTAGCTTCTCACTGCGGTTTAAGATCAACGATACAGAGAGTGGTCCAGTGTTGGATGAAGGCTGGCCAACAACTGTCAAGAAATCT ATCCAGTTCTTTAAAGACTGTGGTGAGGATGATGTGTGTACCACAGACCTGGTGCTGCAGGCTCATATGGACATCTCTGGGACAAG ACAGAAGCCTTATGTGATTCGCAGCCCTCGTAGGCGTCTGGCGGTGGAGGTGCAGCTTCAGAACAGACTGGAAAACGCCTACAACACCAGCCTGACGCTGCACTATTCACGCAACCTGCACTTCTCCAGCCTCAGCATTAGG GAGGATGCCCACTTTAAGATTGAGTGTACAGCGCTTGGTGCCAACAGCCACTCCTGTAACGTCAGCTATCCAGTATTTCGCTCCCAGTCAAAA GTTAACTTCATGTTGGAGTTTGAGTTCAGCTGCACATCTCTGCACAGTCGAGTGCAGATGAAGCTTAATGCTGCCAG TGACAGTGTGGAGCGAGACGACACTTTGGGGGACAACAGTGTTCAGCTGCAGAGTTTTGTTCAGTATGAACCGGACTTGTTtgtgagcag TGACTCTAATTTGAACCGATATGAGGTCCATCCCACTCGGACAGTGTCGGAGGCAATTGGACCAGAGttccacacacacctcagg CTGCAGAACCTCGGCTGTTACTCTGTGAGTAATCTGGAGCTCAGGTTGCATCTGCCCTCTGTGGCTGCAGGAGACAGTGTCTTTATGACTGTCACTGATGTCTTTTCATACAAC GCCACAGGGGTGAACTGCAGCGTGCTGAGTGATCTGCCCCAGCTGAaggtcagacagagagatgtaCGCTCCCTTCATCCCGAAGACATGATGCAAAATGACATACTG AACTGCAGCAGGTCATGGTGCACTGAAGTCGTGTGTGAAGTCCAGCAGCTTCTAAGAGGGCAGGCTGCCGTCATTCGAGTCAGCCGCCGAGTTCATGATGATTTTTTCAGAAAA gCCAAATATAAGTCAGTGAGGATAATAGGTGCCTATCGCCTCGCAGCTCAGGAGACTAACCTCATCACTCTGGGCACAGGGACAGTCTGGAGGGAG ACTGTACTGGAGGTGCTGAAGGGCCGAGCTATTCCCATTTCACTGTGGATTCTGATTGGTAGCATCATTGGAGGCTTGTTGCTACTGGCcctcatcattttcatactATGGAAG CTGGGATTCTTCGCAcgcaaacagagaggagaggatgagaacCATGAGGACTGA
- the polr3c gene encoding DNA-directed RNA polymerase III subunit RPC3 gives MTAQEVRLCALLLQEHFGEVVEKVGTHLLRSGAQNLRTIIHELGISLDLVKKSLCVLVQHGVCVYSSGRKGAGSPTEYRTSSDRILRILRYPRYIYTAKTLYGDTGELIIEELLQRGDMTMSSTVKTVADRLTQNMEEGRSMDYSEVTNAFSKLVETHFLQRCPPMAAAGTTDSATPATPATAATPGAPAAPVSTAPPTPESFPDCYRVPHVTLIGRGKRQLSSEDGDDQRNAKKAKMDSETHGDEGIYWQVNFERFHLHFRDQAIISAVANKLDQTSSEIVRTMLRMSEVTTSPIATCTKPLSANEIFRSLPSSYNIARPILDQYLTLLVDDPMEFVGKAGESGGGMYVVNLHRALANLARATLESVVQERFGSRSARIFRLLLRKRHLEQKQVEDFAMIPAKEAKDMLYTLLSQNLVQLQEIPKTPDYAPSRTFYLYTVNQLPTARMLLQNCYKTVANLVERRLFESKESKRLLEKSQRIEAILASLQASGAEPEQLTEVEEMITASEKQQLEALRLHINKLDSAENQVDETIFLLESYINSTAIPPS, from the exons aTGACTGCCCAGGAGGTGCGTCTGTGTGCTCTCCTGCTGCAGGAGCACTTTGGAGAAGTGGTGGAGAAAGTGGGAACACACCTGCTCAGAAGTGGAGCACAGAATTTAAGAACCATCATTCATGAGTTGGGCATCTCACTGGACCTG GTAAAGAAGTccctgtgtgtgcttgtgcagcATGGGGTCTGTGTGTATAGCTCAGGCCGTAAAGGTGCGGGGAGCCCCACAGAGTATCGGACCAGTAGTGATCGGATTCTGAGAATTCTGCGATACCCACGCTACATCTACACCGCCAAAACCCTGTACGGTGACACCGGAGAGCTAATCATAGAGGAGTTACTACAGAGGGGTGACATGACCATGAGTAGCACGGTTAAGACAGTCGCCGACCGCCTCACACAGAACATGGAGG AGGGTCGCAGCATGGATTACAGTGAAGTAACTAATGCCTTCTCGAAACTGGTGGAGACCCATTTTCTTCAGCGATGCCCTCCAATGGCGGCAGCAGGAACAACAGACAGTGCTACTCCAGCTACCCCTGCAACCGCCGCTACCCCTGGTGCTCCTGCTGCCCCTGTTAGTACCGCCCCGCCCACACCAGAGAGCTTCCCCGACTGTTACAGGGTACCTCATGTGACACTCATAGGGCGAGGCAAACGCCAACTCTCCAGTGAGGATGGAGATGACCAAAGGAATGCAAAGAAGGCTAAAATGGATTCAGAG ACACATGGTGATGAGGGGATTTACTGGCAGGTGAATTTTGAGAGGTTCCATCTCCACTTCAGAGACCAGGCCATCATCAGTGCTGTAGCCAACAAACTGGACCAG ACCAGCAGTGAGATAGTGAGGACCATGCTGAGGATGAGTGAGGTGACAACTTCGCCCATAGCCACCTGCACAAAGCCCCTCTCAGCCAACGAGATCTTCAGGTCCCTCCCAAGTAGTTACAACATCGCCAGACCCATCTTAGACCAGTACCTCACGCTACTGGTTGATGATCCC ATGGAGTTTGTGGGTAAGGCTGGTGAAAGCGGAGGAGGGATGTACGTCGTCA ATCTGCACAGAGCGCTGGCCAATCTAGCTCGGGCCACGCTTGAGTCTGTAGTACAGGAGAG ATTTGGATCCCGATCCGCTCGCATCTTCCGTCTGTTGCTAAGGAAACGTCACCTGGAGCAGAAGCAGGTGGAGGATTTTGCCATGATTCCAGCCAAAGAGGCTAAAGACATGCTCTACACGCTGCTTTCACAGAACCTGGTCCAGCTACAG GAAATCCCAAAGACTCCTGACTATGCTCCCTCTCGTACCTTCTATCTTTACACCGTCAACCAACTCCCAACTGCACGAATGCTGCTTCAGAACTGCTACAAG ACAGTAGCCAACCTCGTAGAGCGACGCCTGTTTGAGAGCAAAGAGAGCAA GCGTCTGCTGGAGAAATCCCAGCGAATTGAGGCCATTCTGGCGTCTCTGCAGGCCAGCGGGGCCGAGCCTGAACAGCTGACTGAGGTTGAGGAGATGATCACTGCTTCTGAAAAGCAACAGCTGGAGGCCTTACGGCTTCATATCAACAA GTTAGATTCAGCAGAGAACCAGGTAGATGAAACCATCTTTCTACTGGAATCGTACATCAACTCCACGGCCATACCTCCAAGCTGA
- the rnf115a gene encoding E3 ubiquitin-protein ligase RNF115, translating into MPGWKRTAVFSLWRTDVSVCAGLGKMAEAAAVPPHRFFCHCCKGEVNPKLPEYICPRCDSGFIEEVTEDSSLLEGGANGIDDPASQFAELWHLLLLERPFTTDGDTPDSEPRLPGGRLGALSDLGGLGGGPIGGSVPAGLGGPMGGLLGAGDHWGPGRPPRLHSQRRYRSRGSSRPDRSPAVEGIVQQFLAGLFANSGVPGSPPLSWTGMLHSNPGDYAWGQGGLDAVITQLLGQLENTGPPPAEKEKISSLPTVNISQEQADCCMECPVCKEDFAVGEPVRQLPCNHFFHSDCIVPWLEMHDTCPVCRKSLNGEDSSSQPPSESPSLSMDPRTQERWSF; encoded by the exons ATGCCGGGCTGGAAGCGGACAGCTGTCTTCAGTTTGTGGAGGACCGacgtcagtgtttgtgctggtCTGGGGAAGATGGCGGAGGCTGCGGCTGTTCCACCGCATCggtttttctgtcactgttgtAAGGGAGAAGTGAACCCCAAACTCCCG GAGTACATCTGTCCAAGGTGTGATTCAGGGTTCATAGAGGAAGTAACAGAAGACTCCAG TCTCCTAGAGGGAGGTGCTAACGGGATAGATGACCCAGCCTCACAGTTTGCAGAG CTATGGCACCTGTTGTTACTGGAGCGGCCATTTACAACAGACGGTGACACACCTGACTCAGAACCTCGGCTCCCGGGAGGGCGCTTGGGGGCGCTCAGTGATCTGGGGGGGTTGGGAGGTGGACCAATCGGGGGGTCAGTTCCAGCAGGCCTAGGGGGACCTATGGGGGGTCTACTAGGAGCTGGGGATCACTGGGGACCAGGACGTCCCCCTCGCCTGCACAGCCAGAGGAGATACCGATCCAGAGGCAGCAGTAGGCCAGACCGCTCGCCTGCTGTTGAAGG gaTTGTACAACAGTTTCTTGCCGGGCTCTTTGCCAACTCTGGAGTCCCTGGCTCACCTCCCCTCTCATG GACGGGGATGCTGCACTCTAACCCAGGAGATTACGCCTGGGGACAGGGAGGGTTAGACGCTGTGATAACACAG TTACTAGGTCAGTTGGAGAACACAGgacctcctccagcagagaaagagaagatcTCTTCTCTCCCAACTGTCAATATCTCTCAGGAACAAGCAG ACTGCTGTATGGAATGTCCGGTGTGCAAAGAGGACTTCGCAGTGGGAGAGCCTGTCAGACAGCTACCCTGCAACCACTTCTTTCATTCAGACTGTATAGTACCATGGCTGGAAATG CATGACACATGTCCAGTGTGTAGGAAGAGTTTGAATGGAGaagacagcagcagccagcccCCATCAGagtccccctccctctccatggACCCCCGCACACAGGAGAGATGGTCCTTCTGA